The genomic window ACAGAGCCTTATTCTTTAGAAATAAATTATTATAATTGAAGCTTTGATATTTTTGTAAAAGTATATGATGATGAAGCTTTTGCAAAATTTTATAAAAGTATGGAAAAAACATTCCTTGCTTTGGGATGGTGAAAGTACAAATCAAAATGATACTGAAAAATTGAATATATAAACTGTTTGGATTTATCTACTCAAGAACAAGAAGTTTTTGATTATTTTGAGAAATTACAAAAAGAAAAAAATATTTATTTTGTTTTAAATAATTTCAAATTAACTAAGGAAGATATTGAAAAAATTGATTTTGAGCAAAGCAATCTAAATATACAATCAAAAAATACAAAATCTCTTAGACAAAATCCTTTCAAATGAAATATGTCTTTTGTATATCCTTGATCAGTAATTGTTTCAAAAGATGGTTTGAAGGGCTGATATTATCAAGTAAATAATAGTTTTAACTTTTGATATTTATTATAAAAATGCAAAATAATAAAAATTTGTACAAAATAATAATAGCAAGTTATCTGCACGATATATGAAAACTTATGTGGAGATGATGAAAAAATAGGTCAATGAATCCCAAATGATTCAACAAATATCAAATAGCTCATGCACAACAAGCTTTGGAGTTTATGAAAGATAATGATTTGTGAGTTTTTTGGGAAAATATATGATTAATAGCAAGCTTGCATCATGCAAGAGATTTTATTAATTATGATTTTGATGATGAAGAAACTCAAAAAATGGCTTGGGTTGTCTATATGGCTGATAATATTAGTTCCAATGAAAGAGTTAATAGAATAGATGAAAATGATAATTCTTATTATGAAAATATAAAACATATTTGACTAACAAATATTTTTGAAAATCTTTTTGTATCACAAAATACTAGTAAGTTTACATATATTCCCAAGTCTTTGAATGATCTGCAAGATGTGAAGGATTTTTTTCCAACTGATAAAGGTGCAAATTTTGAAGATGATTTTTTGAAATCTACAATGAAAGATATATGAAATTATGATGTACAAAATTGATTCAAAGAACTGTCCAATAATTTCCAAAATGATCTGAAAACTTTGATACAAGAATCTAATTTAAATGATGATTCAAGTCTATCTGATTTTAGAAAATTTATTTATCAACTTGATATTTTGTGCCAAAACTATTTTACCTTGGTGCCAAGTGATACATACAAAAGTATATGAGATATATCTTTGTATGATCATACCAAAACTGTGGTTGCAATAGCAAATGTACTTTATCAATCCAATTATCACAACAATGTTTATAAATACCAAAAAGACAGTACTGATACTGATAAGGTTTTTGATGAAAAAATATCTTTGATAGCTTGAGACTTTCCAAGTATTCAAAAATATATATTTGAATGAATCAAAAACTCAAAAGCTATATCCAAAAGACTAAGAGCTAGATCTTTCAATATCCAAATGCTAAATGAAGCAGTAATACAATATATTTTGGAAAGATATGAACTAAGTCCTGCTAATGTTTTGATAAATGCAGGTTGAAAGTTTGTGATACTTGCTCCAAATAATATTGATGTTGCTGATATTCAAAATCATATTAATTCTTATTTTGTGAAACATTATCATAGTTTTATCAAGATTAACTTGATACAAGAAAATATCAAACTAAAAAATATATTTCAACTATGAGATAATCAAATAAAAAATACTTTCAAAAGCTTATTTGATAAACTATCACAAAATAAACATAAAATTTATTCCAAAGATAATATTCAAAATCTTTTTGTTGAGCAATCAATTGAAGGTAAGGAAATTTGTGCTTATTGTAGGATAAAGTATGCAGACAAAGAAAGACATGATGAAGCTATTTGTGAAACTTGTGAAAAAGAAATTCAAATTTGAGAAAAATTAGTAAAAAATGATTCAATCTATCTTAGCTACAAAAATTGAGAAAACTTTGAATATGATATAGATTTTGAAAACTGAGATTTGAAAGTTTTGTTCAATAACTGGAATTATAAAGATTTGAATTCTGATTTGTGAATATCTAAATCAATAAATTTGTATGTTCCCAAAAATGAAGATGATGAAGTAAAAACTTTTGAAGAATTAGCGAGTAAAAATAATAAATATCTAAATATGTTGTGTGGTGATATTGATAATATGTCTATTATTTTGGCAAAGTGATTTGGTGATAATTATAGTGTAAGTAGGCTTTTGCAATTTAGTAGATTTTTGGAGTTATTTTTTGGCAATTTTTCTCAGAAAATTTTGGAAAAAGAGTTTCCAAATGTTTATACAGTTTTTAGTGGATGAGATGACTTTGTTTTTGTGCTTCCTTTTGAAAAAAGGATTGAATTTATCAATAAATATCAAGAATATTTTCAAAAATTCACGGCAGCAAATCACAATTTACATTTTAGTTTATGACTTTCTATTTTCAAAGATAAAAAACCATTCCAAACTGTAAATCAACATACTGAAGAGCTTCTGAAATCAGCAAAAAATAAGTACAAATTACAAATGGATAGTAGGGGAGACTTGGATTTTAGATGAATTTGTATATATGAGCAAAATTTAGCACAAATAGACAAAAAAATATTGGATATGGAAAGTATTCTTGATATGCAGGATTGGACAAGATGAGATGAGCTGACTATGGGTGAAAGTAGTTTTTATAAGCTATATATTCATCTCAAAGAAATTAGGCAATATCTGTATGATTATTTGGATAAAGATGAAAAAGATAAGCTTTATCAAATAGTACATTTGTGAGCCAAAATCATATATATGATGTGAAGAAATATAAGTGCTAAAAACGAAGAAGAAAAAAGACAAAAAAATGATTTGATTGATAAAGTGAAAAATTTAATATGAACAATAAGTTTGAAAGAAAGAGATAGTTTGTATGATAAAATTGATGATATAGATAGTTTGTTGCTCAAGTTTACTAATCATATATATCAAAATAGAGAAAAATAGTTTTAAATTCTGAATTAAAAATAAGATGATACATATACCATGATATCCAGAAAAAAAACACAATAATTACTGACCAAAACAGAGAAATAAGTATAATAATGACAAACAAGAGACTGTTTTTATGAAGCAGTATTTAGATAATTTTGATGCAAGTGATCTTGCAAAATCTTTTAGTTTAGAAAGTTTTGAAGCTCTTGGAGAAAGTTTTAAAAAAATAAAATCTAATTCATCACTTAGAAAAGTTTATGATACATATTTGGATATTATAAACTGATGATGAGACAAAGACACTCAAATACAAATATGGTTTGCAAAAATTGCCTATCAAGAGACAAGAAAGGATTCATCTATTCCTCAGTGATTTGTGAAGTTCCTAAAATGAATTTACAATAAGATAAATGATAAAAATAAATTCAAGGACTTTTTGGAAGTTTTTGTAGCTTATCATAAATACTTTAATCCTAAGGCTAATTAAATTTAACTCTATAAATTAATAATAAAATGACAAAAATGTTAACTCCTATTGTAAAAGAATGCAAAATAAAGTTGCTAACTGGTTTACACATTTGATGAGCTGATCAATGACTTAAAATTTGATGAATTGATTCTTCAGTAATCAAAAATCCTATTACATGAGAGCCTATCATTCCAGGTAGTAGTATCAAATGAAAAATGAGAGCTTTGATAGAAATGATAGAATATGGTGATAAAATAGATGAAAAATGAAATTCTATTCAAGATCCAGATGAAGAAGTAGCTAAAGTTTTTGGTTGTTCTTATTCTAATAAAGAAAATAAAAAACAGGTAAATATTTCTTCAAGATTGATTTTTGAAGATTTTTATCTTTCAAGAAATGATGATTTTGTTGATTGAAAATCAAGTTTTGAAATTTTTGAAGAAATGAAGTCAGACTTTTTTGAAGACAAAGCAGAAAATTCCGTACCAAGATTTTTGAAATGAACTGCTAATCCAAGACATATAGAAAGAGTGCCAGCTGGTGTAGAATTTGAAGGGAAAATTGTTTTATTACCTCATGAGTGAGAATATGCTATAAGTGAAGATGAATTAAACAAAATTTTAAATAAATGAATAGATTATCTAAACAAAAATTATCTTGGTGGATGATGAACAAGATGAAATGGAAGAATAGAATTAATTGTTGATAATTAATAAATCACCCCTCAAACTCCGCGCGAAGAATTACTATGCTTTATCCCTCAAGCTCGGCGCGAAGAATTAACTATGTTTCATCCCTCAAGCTCGGCGCGGATATTTAGCTATGATTTATAGTTTGTTGATTTAAATGGACAAATATAGGGAAAGTCATTTCGACCGAAGCGGAGCGAGTGGAGAAATATAATAAAAAAATAGATTTCTCGGCAAGCTCGAAATCGACAATACAATTTTCGGCAAGCTCGAGATTGATAATCTGTCATTTCGACCGAAGCGGAGCAAGTGGAGAAATATATTTAAACAATTAATACTAAGAAGCAATGAAATATTATTATGTTTATATAATGTCAAGTATTAGTTGAGTGTTGTATATTTGAATGACAAATAATTTAGAAAGAAGGGTGTATGAACATAAAAATGAGCTTTTAGAATGATTTACAAAAAAGTATAAATGTAAAAAGTTAGTATATTATGAATCTTGAACTAATATAAATGAAATAATAGCAAGAGAAAAGCAACTGAAAAAATGGAATAGAAGAAAAAAGCTTAATTTGATAAGAACAATGAATGAAAAATTTGTTGATTTAAGTAATGATTGGTAAAAAAGATCTCTCGGCAGGCTCGAGATTGATAATCTGTCATTTCGACCGAAGCGAAGCGAGTGGAGAAATATAAGAGAAAAACAGGTTTCTCGGCAGGCTCGAAATCGACAATACAATTCTCGGCAAGCTCGAGATGGACAATACAATTCATAAGTAATAACTAAACTAATGATATATCTATTAAAACTAAATTTAGAAACAAAAGAAAAAATATCTAATTCAAAATTTTATTATCATATACTATGAGCTATATTATCAATTTTTGATGATGATGACAAAATTTATAATAATATTTTGAAAATATCATATTCTACAAAAGAAAATTTACAAGTAAGACTTAGTATATACTCTCAAGAAGCTTATACTCAAGTTTTGCAAAAACTTTTGGAAAGACAAAATCTTTCTTTGAGTATTAATAATACTCCTTTTGAATTGCAAACAATAAATTTTGATTTTGATATCTTTCAGCCAGAAAATATCAATTTCAATGATTTTAATAAATTTAAGATAAGATATCTAAGCCCTAGTTTTGTGAGAAACAAAAATATTTTGTATACTATGCCAAATCCAAACAAGTTTATATATTCTAGCTTTTCCAAATTAAATAAAATATATGAATGGAATATAGATTGAAAAGAATTTAAACATCGACTTGAGCAAAATATAATAATATGAGAATACAAAATCAAAACTGATATGATTCATATCAAATGAAATAATAAATCTTGAGTAGTGGGCTATGTATGGTATCATGTAATTGATAAATCAAATCAAGATTTTATGAAATTGCTTTATATTACCTTGAAGTCTATGAAATTTGTAGGAGTGGGAAGTAGTGCTAGACTTGGTCTGGGCAATGTGTCTGTTTTTATAAATTAAAAATTAAAAACTGATGAAAAAAGAAAAGAAATTATTAATTTGGTCTTTTGGTACTTCTGATTTGTACTTGGATGGGAATACAATAAGAGATTCTTTTAGATCAACTACCAAAGAAATATCTGAAAATTTTGAGCAATATTATAGTGAATGAAGGATCCAAATGCCAATGATAGAAACTTTTGTAGCACAGTATTATGATGAAACTGAAATAGTAATTAAATGAATTTTTACTGATCAAAACTGATTTGAGCAAGATACAGTTTATTTAAAAGATGTTTTTGTGCAATTTATCAAAAAATGAAAAATATCAAATAAGCTAAGTTCTGCAAGAGAGCATATAATTTTGTCAGAAGCTAGAAGATTTGATATAATCAAAACTGAATTGGATTCTTTTTTTGAAAAAATCCTAAATGATATTTTTAAAGAAATTATGGTTAATTATACATCAGGTACTAAATGACTTAGTTCTGCATTATTATTTTCCTCATTTACAAAACTTGATTCATCAAAACTATCTTTTTATTATTGAGAACAAATAGATAAAGAAACTATATTTTTGAAGCAATCAAATATTGTGTCTTTCATACACCAACAAAATATAGATAAATTTTTGGAGAATAAAGATTTTGAATCTTGTATTTGATATATCTACAACAATAATATCAGATCTAATTTTGAAAAAGAAATGGATTATTGTGAATATATGTTTGCAAGACTTAATGCTGATTATAATAAATGTGAAGATATTTATAAAAAATGAAATTTATCTTCCAAATTTGCAATTACTAAAAATACTGTAAATAAAATACAAGAAATGATAAATTGAATAATTTTTACTTTTGACAAAAAAAGATATATTGAATTTTTGGGTAGGATATACAGTTTTACTGATGTAGGACTTAGATTTTTTATAAATAATTTTTTTGAAACTGATTATGAAAGTATAAAATACAAAGATTTACAAGAATTTGTAAATAAATACCCTGATTTGAAAGATTATTTGAATTCTTATGCTGTGTTTTTTAATTGAAAAAAATCAAATTTAAATTGGGATGTAGAAAATATAGATCATAGAGTTACATGAGTATGATTTATAAATACTAAAGTAATGTTGGCATTGCTTGATTTTATATCTATGAAAAACTGAGAACACAAAAAATATAAAGATTTTTTTGTAAGATTGGAAAAATTAAATGAATATAGAAACAATACTTTGATAGCTCATGGAACTAATCAAGTAAATCAAGAAATTATTTTTGATAAATATTGATATGATACTATTAGGGAAGATTTTATAGATATTTTGGAGAATGTTGTTTGAAAAAATAAACTTTGGATAGAGTTTTAATTTTTAAAATCTCAAATACTAATTTTCTTAAAAAATAGCCCTCTTTTTTTGACAAAGTTTTATTTTTGACTATAATCTACTTACTGTATTTTTTGCAGTATTTATATATTATTAAATAATTATCATGACAAAGAATCTTATAATAGCTTGATTTGTGCTTTTTGCTATATATGCAATATTGTTTATCTTGCAGGTATGGACAGGTTTTATAGATCCAATAACTTTTTTTAGATTATCAATAACTTTTTGAGTTCTAATTGCTATTGATGTTGTGATGATAATTATTATTTATACTTTGGATGAAGAGTCTTCATTAAAAAAATGAAAACATCTTTGATAAATTTATTTTTTTACAATATATATAATGGAACAATATAAAGTTGTAATATATCAAGAACCAATTTTGAGCTCCTTGTTTTTTTGAAGTGCTAAGATAGATCCAATAAAATTCGGAGATCTTTTGAATGAAAATGCAAAAGATGGGTGGATAGTACAAACAATGTCAAAAGAAAATAGAAGAATAATGTTGTTTTGGAAGAGAGAAGCACAAGTTGTTATTATGAAAAAACCTGCTTAATGATTTTAAATATAAAATATGTATATAAATTTATTTATATGCATATTTTTTTAAATAAAAACAAATAAGTAAAATGTTCATTTACCTTACCAAGAACTGACTCAATGTTAGCAAAAAATGATGAAAATTGATAATATATGATACAAATGATGATAATCAACAAGAAACTCCTATTAGTTTGATAGAGTAAGTTGTTATTTTTGGGAGAGTGCAACTTACTACAGATGTGATTAGAGAGTTTTTGAAATGAAAAATTCCTGTTTTTTTCTAAACATGGATCATATTTTGGCAAATTGGATAGTTTGGAACAAACAAATGTAGAACTGTTGTACAATCATATAAAAGCAAGCTTAGATCCTCAAATAGCATTGAAATATTCAAAAGCTATAATAAGCTCCAAAGTTTATAATAGTAGAGTAATGCTCCAAAGATGGACAAGATTCAAAGAAATATACTGAGCAGATAATCAAATACAAAGACTAAAAGAAGTTCAAACTGATATTGCCAAATGTGATAATATAGATGCTTTGAGATGATATGAATGAAGTTCAGCAAGAATATATTTTAATTGATTTGCAAAATTTATAAAAGAACCTTTCAAATTTGAATCAAGAAACCGTAGACCTCCCAAAGATCCAGTAAATGCAATGTTGAGCTTGTGATATACACTTTTGGCTCAAACTATTCAAATGATATTGGATATACAATGAATAAATACACAAATTGGTTTTTTTCATCAACCCAAAGATTTGAGAACTTTGCTTGTATTGGATATGATGGAAATGTATAGAGCTTGGATAGTGGATGATATGGTGCTAAGGATTTTAGAAAATTGAAAAATTAGATTAGAAAATTTTGAAATTATTGAAGATAATTCCAAAAGACCAGTATTGTTGGATGATGATTGACTAAAAGCTTTTTTGAGTGAATATTACAAAACTATATTTAAATGAAAAGATGAGATGAGTATTCATAATACTATGAAAAAACTGAAAATCATAGAAAAAAATATAGAAGCTTTCAAACAAACTTTAGTAAACAAAAGCTTTGATTATGAGGGTTTTAAGATTAAGTAGCGAAAAAATGTATTTAAGTATAAGTTATGATATTACAAATACCAAAGCAAGAAATAGGGTGGTGAAACTTTTGGAAAGCTATGGTTTTAGAGTCCAAAAGTCAGTTTTTGAAGTACAGTTGAATGATAGACAATTCAAAATATTGAAAAAACAACTCAAAAAGATTTTGGATTGGGCAAAAAAACAATATCCAGATGAGCATGAAAATATTGATTCTGTGAAATTCTATATTTTATCAAAAGTAGGTGAGTGAAATTTGGATGGTAGAGTAGATGGTATATGAGATGGTTATGAAAAAATATACTTTGAGGAATTTATGATAATATAATGATATTGAAAAAATTTAATAAAAATATATAAACTTGCTAATTGATTTTGATAATTTATAAAAAAGTATGCAAATTTTTCTCGGAAGAGGTCTTGATTGTGTTTTGTGCTATTTTATTTGTTTAAATTGTTTAATTTTGGAAAAAATAAAAATTTTCTCGGAAACTGTGCTTGAAAATAAGTTTGCAATTGTTATCATATACTTGCCTAAAAAGAAAAGCTCTTAAACAAGAGCATCGAAACCACCCGCTTAATTTCTTATCTGTACCCACCTAAGTAAAAAGAAAAGCTCTTAAACAAGAGCATCGAAACTTTATTTTATTCCAATCATTTTTTTCAAATACTCAATAAAAAGAAAAGCTCTTAAACAAGAGCATCGAAACTCACTAGCTTCAATTCATCCAATAGCCTCTATTGAGTCGTTGTAAAAAGAAAAGCTCTTAAACAAGAGCATCGAAACTTCACAAGAGATTTGATTAAAAAAGAATTTTTTCATTTTATAAAAAGAAAAGCTCTTAAACAAGAGCATCGAAACTCGTAGCCTGCCTTTTTTAGCAGGCCAAAGAAACTACTAAAAAGAAAAGCTCTTAAACAAGAGCATCGAAACTCTAAAGGAGTTGCAACCCAGTTTTCTCAAACTTGATTATAAAAAGAAAAGCTCTTAAACAAGAGCATCGAAACAAGAACTGGTCTATCTGCTTACTAATTTCTTTAATATCTCTAAAAAGAAAAGCTCTTAAACAAGAGCATCGAAACCTCATTTATACAAGTTATCATCACAACTTTCACTTATTACTAAAAAGAAAAGCTCTTAAACAAGAGCATCGAAACTTTCTAATTTCTCAAACCTTTCTTTCTCTTCTTGTAAAAAGAAAAGCTCTTAAACAAGAGCATCGAAACTTGCTTCGCATATTGAGCAACAGGTAAAGATACAATATAAAAAGAAAAGCTCTTAAACAAGAGCATCGAAACAAATCTGAAATCAATCTTTTCTTGTTTTATCCATTTCATCTAAAAAGAAAAGCTCTTAAACAAGAGCATCGAAACCACCATGTTAAAAGCAAAAATAAACCTTACCTAAAAAGGTAAAAAGAAAAGCTCTTAAACAAGAGCATCGAAACATTTCATCTTCCTTGATTATATAATTATCGTTGTAAAAAGAAAAGCTCTTAAACAAGAGCATCGAAACTTTACTCTTATACATTTATTATTATAATTAAGAATTAAATAAAAAGAAAAGCTCTTAAACAAGAGCATCGAAACATAAACAACATCAGGCAAGTCTAATCACAACATATCTTTGATAAAAAGAAAAGCTCTTAAACAAGAGCATCGAAACAATAAAAATAATATTTTTTGAATGTGTCTTTCGTTATTTTAAAAAGAAAAGCTCTTAAACAAGAGCATCGAAACTCAAAAAGAGTAGAGTATTCCTTTACCACTTTAGTAAACATAAAAAGAAAAGCTCTTAAACAAGAGCATCGAAACTTTAGTAAAGAAAGATTCTATTTCAGGACAATAGAAAATAAAAAGAAAAGCTCTTAAACAAGAGCATCGAAACTATATATATTTTTTTTCTGTTTTTTGATCAAAAATTAAAAAAAGAAAAGCTCTTAAACAAGAGCATCGAAACCGTGTGTGTCTTTTATTTTCATCTTTATTTTTTTGGGTCTTGGGTACTTTAGCCTAAAGAAGAAGTAAAATTTTTACATAATTTCATTAGTTGTTTATATTTATTTTGTTTCAATAATCAACAATTAAATCTCCATTCACATTCTTTTAGGTATATATCATAATATTCCTTTTTGATTCAGTTAAATTTAGCCAATCTTCTTTTACAATAGCTTCGAAAACTTTCTATTCAATTTATATGTTGTTTTCATCTAGCAAACTCATTATTACTATGTATAACTCTATAGTGTTTCTTGTATCATAAGTCTACTAATCAATCATAACTTTTCCAGTAGTCTGTGTTTATCTTGCTGTTCTCTAAACTTACTTTATCTCTTATAATTGGTATTAAAGTTTCTGCTGAACAATCAGGAACTATACGCACATAAACTTCTCACTCTCTCTTCAATAGTCATAAAACTTTAATTTTTCAACTAGCTCAACGTCATCTTTTTCACCTAACTCTTCTAGCTCCAAAGTAGCTCTCATCTATCTCTACTACTCATCATCGTATCTCTAAATCTGTTTCTTTACTATGGTTGTATATTACTTCTCTAAAGTATTTATACCACCTATTTACTGTTTTTCTTTCAATATTTAATAAATTACTTGTTGTTGAAGCAGTCAAATCTTCACAAAATAGCTTCATAATTTGTCTTGTTTTTTGTACACTCAAATGGCTATTTTTTCTATAAGGGTTTTTCATAGTTATGACCTAGTATAATTAATTTCTTTTTGCTTTCAAGTACTCTAGACCCTAATTTTTTTCAGGTTCATATACATTTTCCCATGCAACATTTTTTTTGTGTTAAAAATATCAATTAAGAATTGCTTCATTCTTTCTCTAATATAATTAGTGACTCCTGGTGGAGTTTTAGGTTTGTTGATAACAGTAATAGATCTCATACTATTATTTTGTGAATCTATTAAAAATTAATAAGAGTTCTAACAGCATCTTCTAATTCTTCTTCTTGTGATCTTTCTGCTGTTTGATATTCTTCAGGAGAGAGTTGTATGTACCTATATAAAGATTCAAATGCTTTTTCTCTGTTTACATGTTTGTGTGGGTTCATGTAGTCTGATTCTTCAAATGGATAGAGGCTATAATTTTTAGCTGCATCTGCATATTTTTTGAACCAATCATCATTGTTTACATCCATAAAGTTAGTGAAGTTTTCATTTCTTGTGGTGTCAAAAAATCTTCCATACATTGCAAGTAGTTCTGCTTTTTCAATTGGTTGATTTGCATTAGCATGAGTTCATCAGGCTCATTTTACTATTCAGTCTTTATAGGCTTTGAATACATATGGTGCATACCGTTCATTTCAACTTATATCTTCTAGGAATCTTCATTTTTCTTCAATATACTCATTCATTTCTTCTTTAAATTTCTCTGTTTCAGCTCAATGTTTATGTCTAGCTAGGATGGTTATAACTTCAGATCTTTCTATGTTGTCTTTTGGCATAAGTTTTCAGTTGTGTCATTGAACTATTCTTTGTTCATTCAAATATTTCATACTATTTCAGTAATTATCGTTAATACTATAATCAGTAAATACTTCTGAGTTTACATTTTTGCTTCATCTTAGTGTTTGTCAATCTGCTTCAAATTTAGCTTTTAATTTGTAATCCTCAGCTTTGGGTGATTTTATATCAAAATCGATACTTTCTTTGTCTCATTCTGCTTTTTTACTTCATATATCATTTTCATTTCAGTCATTGTCAACAAGTGTTATAGATAACTTTCATTCCATTGGTCTATTTAATTTTCATCAGTACTGATCCATTAAATATACAGAAAAATTTTCTTCTTTTGTTGTGTATATTGTATTTGGTCATTCTATTGAAAGTCAGTATGCTTCAGCACTTTCTTCATATACACTAAAATAAAAATCTTTTTTATTTTTCCCATCATTAAATATTATCCTTCAGTTTCACATATTTTGGGCAAGTATATTTACAGTTTGTTTTTCTCAATCCTCGGGTGAAATTGTAGTTTTTGAAGGTTCAAGTACATTATTATTAGTAGTTATAGTGATTTGTCATTGTTCTCAGCTAGTTTCAACTTCAAATTCAATGTTATCTCATTTTATAAGCTCTTCTCATATTTTTGGATTGTAAATGTTTTGTATTTTAAATGGTTCTTTTTCTTCTCAAGCAGCCTCATGGGTATATTCATCTCAAAGTTCTCAGACTATTTGATCTAATAAATCATCATCTTCAGTTTTGTCCTCTTCTTCCACTTCTTCCATTATTTCTTCAGCTTCTTCTTCTTCAACTTCTTCCATTTCTTCTTCGTAGTCTGTGTCAATTTCCTCAAATGCATCAGTAACAGGTTGTAGGTTGTTTTCTATAAAGCTTATTGGATTTTTTGTGCTATTTTTAACTCACTCAATTGTGCCGTTTTGCCATTCTTCCCGTAGTTTATTAGCCATTTCAATATCTGAAATATCTTCAATATCTCATAATGTGTTTATTTGAAAATGAAGGTGAGACACGGTTGTTGTTCAGCTTGTTCAAACAGTTCATATATTTTCTCATCTATTTATAATGTCTCATTTTTCTATATTATTATCAATTTCATCTAGATGAGCATAGAATGTAGCTAATAATTCTCACTCAAAATTGGTTCAAATTATTACATAGTTTCAAAATCATCAATTT from Candidatus Absconditicoccus praedator includes these protein-coding regions:
- a CDS encoding DUF4177 domain-containing protein encodes the protein MEQYKVVIYQEPILSSLFFGSAKIDPIKFGDLLNENAKDGWIVQTMSKENRRIMLFWKREAQVVIMKKPA
- the csm2 gene encoding type III-A CRISPR-associated protein Csm2, encoding MIHIPGYPEKKHNNYGPKQRNKYNNDKQETVFMKQYLDNFDASDLAKSFSLESFEALGESFKKIKSNSSLRKVYDTYLDIINGGGDKDTQIQIWFAKIAYQETRKDSSIPQGFVKFLKGIYNKINDKNKFKDFLEVFVAYHKYFNPKAN
- the cas6 gene encoding CRISPR system precrRNA processing endoribonuclease RAMP protein Cas6 translates to MIYLLKLNLETKEKISNSKFYYHILGAILSIFDDDDKIYNNILKISYSTKENLQVRLSIYSQEAYTQVLQKLLERQNLSLSINNTPFELQTINFDFDIFQPENINFNDFNKFKIRYLSPSFVRNKNILYTMPNPNKFIYSSFSKLNKIYEWNIDGKEFKHRLEQNIIIGEYKIKTDMIHIKGNNKSGVVGYVWYHVIDKSNQDFMKLLYITLKSMKFVGVGSSARLGLGNVSVFIN
- the cas1 gene encoding CRISPR-associated endonuclease Cas1; this encodes MGLESFGNEKFLFFSKHGSYFGKLDSLEQTNVELLYNHIKASLDPQIALKYSKAIISSKVYNSRVMLQRWTRFKEIYGADNQIQRLKEVQTDIAKCDNIDALRGYEGSSARIYFNGFAKFIKEPFKFESRNRRPPKDPVNAMLSLGYTLLAQTIQMILDIQGINTQIGFFHQPKDLRTLLVLDMMEMYRAWIVDDMVLRILENGKIRLENFEIIEDNSKRPVLLDDDGLKAFLSEYYKTIFKGKDEMSIHNTMKKLKIIEKNIEAFKQTLVNKSFDYEGFKIK
- the cas2 gene encoding CRISPR-associated endonuclease Cas2, with the protein product MYLSISYDITNTKARNRVVKLLESYGFRVQKSVFEVQLNDRQFKILKKQLKKILDWAKKQYPDEHENIDSVKFYILSKVGEGNLDGRVDGIGDGYEKIYFEEFMII
- the csm3 gene encoding type III-A CRISPR-associated RAMP protein Csm3 encodes the protein MTKMLTPIVKECKIKLLTGLHIGGADQGLKIGGIDSSVIKNPITGEPIIPGSSIKGKMRALIEMIEYGDKIDEKGNSIQDPDEEVAKVFGCSYSNKENKKQVNISSRLIFEDFYLSRNDDFVDGKSSFEIFEEMKSDFFEDKAENSVPRFLKGTANPRHIERVPAGVEFEGKIVLLPHEGEYAISEDELNKILNKGIDYLNKNYLGGGGTRGNGRIELIVDN
- a CDS encoding GIY-YIG nuclease family protein, whose amino-acid sequence is MSSISGVLYIGMTNNLERRVYEHKNELLEGFTKKYKCKKLVYYESGTNINEIIAREKQLKKWNRRKKLNLIRTMNEKFVDLSNDW
- the cas10 gene encoding type III-A CRISPR-associated protein Cas10/Csm1, with amino-acid sequence MQNNKNLYKIIIASYLHDIGKLMWRGGKNRSMNPKGFNKYQIAHAQQALEFMKDNDLGVFWENIGLIASLHHARDFINYDFDDEETQKMAWVVYMADNISSNERVNRIDENDNSYYENIKHIGLTNIFENLFVSQNTSKFTYIPKSLNDLQDVKDFFPTDKGANFEDDFLKSTMKDIGNYDVQNGFKELSNNFQNDLKTLIQESNLNDDSSLSDFRKFIYQLDILCQNYFTLVPSDTYKSIGDISLYDHTKTVVAIANVLYQSNYHNNVYKYQKDSTDTDKVFDEKISLIAGDFPSIQKYIFEGIKNSKAISKRLRARSFNIQMLNEAVIQYILERYELSPANVLINAGGKFVILAPNNIDVADIQNHINSYFVKHYHSFIKINLIQENIKLKNIFQLGDNQIKNTFKSLFDKLSQNKHKIYSKDNIQNLFVEQSIEGKEICAYCRIKYADKERHDEAICETCEKEIQIGEKLVKNDSIYLSYKNGENFEYDIDFENGDLKVLFNNWNYKDLNSDLGISKSINLYVPKNEDDEVKTFEELASKNNKYLNMLCGDIDNMSIILAKGFGDNYSVSRLLQFSRFLELFFGNFSQKILEKEFPNVYTVFSGGDDFVFVLPFEKRIEFINKYQEYFQKFTAANHNLHFSLGLSIFKDKKPFQTVNQHTEELLKSAKNKYKLQMDSRGDLDFRGICIYEQNLAQIDKKILDMESILDMQDWTRGDELTMGESSFYKLYIHLKEIRQYLYDYLDKDEKDKLYQIVHLGAKIIYMMGRNISAKNEEEKRQKNDLIDKVKNLIGTISLKERDSLYDKIDDIDSLLLKFTNHIYQNREK